AGAACAAAAGCTCTGGTATGTGTGGCTTCAACCCCTGGCCTTTGTCCTATACATGTTCTCCATGCTCGCAGAGACGGGAAGAGTTCCCTTTGATGTACAGGAGGCGGAGGCAGAGCTAGTCACAGGTTTTACCGTCGAGTACGGTGGCATGAAGTTCGGTCTCTTTCCACTTGTGGAATGGTATGTGGAGGTACTTTCCCTCTCAGCCATAGCTGTAGTCCTTTTCTTTGGCGGATGGTCTCCCATAAACATACCTTTCGTAGGTTTTGTGGATCCTCTCTTTTTCCTAGGACCTCTTTCACCTTACGTGTGGTTCTTGCTTAAGGTTACCCTCCTCTTCTTGTTTGTCCTTTGGCTTCACTGGACCTTGCCTAGGTATAGGATAGACCAGATAGCGGAGACTGCCTGGAAGATTATGTTACCTTTAACCTTTGTAAACCTTGCAGCAACGGCAGTTTTTGCACCAATAGTATGGAGGTAATAACATGATAAAGAAAGTGTTCAACAAACCTCTAAGTTGGCTGGAGAGGATCTTTTTCATTGACTTTATAAAAGGTCTTTCCGTAACCATAAGGCATGCTTTCAGCAGGACCATAACCACACATTACCCATACGAAAAAATAACTCCTCCCAAGCGTTTCAGAGGTTTTCATGGACATAAGGTAGTAGACGGTACAGAACCACAGCCAGCCTTTGACGAATGGGTAGAGAGATTCAAGATAGAAGTTATACCAGGTAGAAGTAGGTGCGTAGTGTGCCAGCTTTGTAAGAGAGCATGCCCTGTACCCGAACTCTTCCAGATAGAAGGTCAAAAGCTTCCCAACGGCAAGAGAGTTGTAGGCGTTTTCAACATGAACCTTATGCTGTGTACCTTCTGCGGATTTTGCGTGGACGCATGCCCGGTGGATTGCCTGTTTATGAGTGACATACACGAGACAGCTTCTTACACAAGGAAAGAT
The DNA window shown above is from Thermocrinis minervae and carries:
- a CDS encoding NuoI/complex I 23 kDa subunit family protein, with the protein product MIKKVFNKPLSWLERIFFIDFIKGLSVTIRHAFSRTITTHYPYEKITPPKRFRGFHGHKVVDGTEPQPAFDEWVERFKIEVIPGRSRCVVCQLCKRACPVPELFQIEGQKLPNGKRVVGVFNMNLMLCTFCGFCVDACPVDCLFMSDIHETASYTRKDAVLTLEILEKIGRDWQRRREMEPDRIWIDDEHRQRLWYENDLKLPEVKG